Proteins encoded by one window of Arachis hypogaea cultivar Tifrunner chromosome 1, arahy.Tifrunner.gnm2.J5K5, whole genome shotgun sequence:
- the LOC112699157 gene encoding very-long-chain aldehyde decarbonylase CER3, which produces MGSAPLSSWPWENFGLFKYVLYGPLVGKVVYEWLNGVELYSMISCWSLHLLILWILRGGVHVLWSSYSHMLFLNRNRRILQQGVDFKQIDLEWDWDNFLILQALVGSMACYVFPFLQDLPLWNMKGVVAAMILHVGVSEPLYYWMHRKFHEHHFLFTHYHSLHHSSPVPGPFTAGNATLLEHLVLTVVIGIPVLGASIMGYGSASLVYGYVLTFDFLRCLGHCNVEVVPHETFERFPLLRYLIFTPTYHSLHHTDKNTNFCLFMPLFDALGNTLHSNSWQLHKRLSSGSGNNCRVPDFVFLAHIVDVSSCMHIQFYLRSFASLPYRTRFFLVPSWPFALLVLLAMWVWSKTFVVSFYYLRDRLHQTWVVPRCGFMYFIPYATEGINKQIEEAILRADRIGVKVISLAALNKNESLNGGGKLFVDKHRNLRVRVVHGNTLTAAVILHEIPEHVDEVFLTGATSKLGRAIALYLCRKKVRVLMLTLSTDRFHKIQREAPLEYQSYLVQVTKYQAAQHCKTWIVGKWISPREQSWAPRGTHFHQFVVPPILSFRRDCTYGDLAAMRLPQDVQGLGSCEYTMERGVVHACHAGGVVHSLEGWTHHEVGAIDVHRIDLVWEAALKHGLRPVSSL; this is translated from the exons ATGGGTAGTGCTCCTTTATCAAGCTGGCCATGGGAAAATTTTGGATTATTCAag TATGTGTTATATGGTCCATTGGTGGGGAAGGTTGTGTATGAATGGTTGAATGGTGTGGAACTCTACTCCATGATCAGCTGCTGGAGCCTTCACTTGCTCATACTATGGATTCTAAGAGGAGGAGTTCATGTTCTGTGGAGTTCTTACAGTCACATGCTTTTTCTCAATCGAAATCGAAGGATCCTTCAACAAGGTGTGGATTTCAAGCAGATTGATCTAGAATGGGACtg GGACAACTTCTTGATTCTTCAAGCACTAGTTGGGTCCATGGCTTGTTATGTGTTTCCATTTCTTCAAGATCTTCCATTATGGAATATGAAAGGTGTTGTTGCTGCTATGATTCTGCACGTGGGAGTCTCAGAGCCACTTTACTATTGGATGCATAGAAAGTTTCATGAACATCACTTTCTTTTCACTCATTACCATTCACTTCATCATTCATCTCCTGTTCCGGGGCCATTTACTG CTGGAAATGCAACACTATTGGAGCACCTTGTTTTGACGGTGGTGATAGGAATCCCTGTTTTAGGGGCATCCATAATGGGATATGGATCAGCAAGCTTGGTGTATGGTTATGTTTTGACTTTTGACTTTCTGAGGTGCTTAGGTCATTGCAATGTTGAAGTGGTCCCACATGAGACTTTTGAAAGGTTTCCTCTCCTTAGATACTTGATTTTCACACCAAC ATACCATAGCCTGCACCACACTGATAAGAACACCAATTTCTGCCTCTTCATGCCCCTCTTTGATGCACTAGGCAATACCCTTCACTCCAATTCATGGCAATTACACAAAAGATTAAGCTCAGGTTCag GGAACAATTGTAGGGTACCGGATTTTGTTTTCTTGGCCCACATAGTTGATGTGAGTTCTTGTATGCACATTCAGTTCTATCTTCGATCCTTTGCTTCGTTGCCATACAGAACAAGATTCTTCTTGGTCCCAAGTTGGCCATTCGCCTTGTTAGTTTTGCTAGCAATGTGGGTTTGGTCCAAAACCTTTGTAGTTTCCTTCTACTACCTCAGAGATCGCTTGCACCAAACATGGGTTGTACCTAGATGTGGCTTCATG TATTTCATACCCTATGCTACTGAGGGAATCAATAAGCAGATTGAGGAAGCAATCTTGAGGGCAGATAGGATTGGGGTCAAGGTCATTAGCCTTGCTGCATTGAATAAG AATGAATCACTAAATGGCGGTGGAAAGCTTTTCGTGGATAAGCATCGAAATCTCAGAGTTCGAGTTGTTCATGGAAACACATTAACTGCTGCTGTGATCCTCCACGAAATTCCCGAGCATGTGGATGAGGTGTTCCTCACTGGAGCCACTTCCAAGCTTGGAAGAGCAATCGCACTCTACCTCTGCCGTAAGAAAGTCAGAGTTCTC ATGTTGACTCTGTCAACGGATAGATTTCACAAGATTCAAAGGGAAGCACCTCTTGAATATCAAAGTTACCTTGTCCAAGTCACAAAATACCAAGCGGCACAACACTGCaag ACGTGGATTGTTGGCAAGTGGATATCGCCAAGAGAGCAAAGCTGGGCGCCACGTGGGACCCACTTTCATCAATTTGTGGTGCCACCAATCTTGTCGTTTAGAAGAGATTGCACTTACGGTGATCTTGCAGCTATGAGATTACCACAAGACGTGCAAGGCCTAGGCTCCTGTGAG TACACTATGGAAAGGGGAGTAGTGCATGCATGCCATGCAGGAGGAGTGGTGCATAGTCTTGAAGGATGGACTCATCATGAGGTTGGCGCCATTGATGTTCACAGAATCGATCTTGTGTGGGAAGCTGCCCTCAAACATGGACTACGCCCAGTATCATCACTCTAA
- the LOC112699189 gene encoding tetraspanin-8, with protein MVRLSNNLIGILNFLTLLLSIPILVTGVWLSKQANTDCERWLERPVIALGVFLLLVSLAGLIGACCRVTWLLWLYLLVMFVLIVLVFAFTIFAFVVTNKGAGQVVSGRGYKEYKLGDYSNWLQKRVNNTKTWNKIKSCLQSGKLCSDFKSRFLNDTLQQFYSEKLTALQSGCCKPSDACNFTYQSPTEWNKPQNATYTDPDCDAWNNDPSVLCFNCNSCKAGLLQNIKTDWKTVAVVNIIFLIILIIVYSIGCCAFRNNRRDNWKSY; from the exons ATGGTTCGGTTAAGCAACAACTTGATCGGCATTCTGAATTTCCTGACCCTGCTTCTCTCCATCCCAATCCTCGTCACCGGGGTCTGGCTCAGCAAGCAGGCAAACACCGACTGCGAGCGCTGGTTGGAACGTCCCGTCATCGCCCTCGGCGTCTTCCTCCTCCTCGTCTCCCTCGCGGGACTCATCGGGGCCTGTTGCCGCGTCACGTGGCTCTTATGGCTCTACCTGCTCGTCATGTTTGTCCTCATTGTGCTCGTCTTCGCCTTCACCATCTTCGCCTTTGTGGTCACCAACAAGGGTGCCGGTCAGGTCGTTTCTGGAAGGGGCTACAAGGAGTACAAGCTCGGAGATTACTCCAATTGGTTGCAGAAGAGGGTTAACAACACTAAGACTTGGAACAAAATCAAGAGCTGCTTGCAATCTGGGAAACTCTGCTCTGATTTCAAATCACGCTTCTTGAACGACACTCTTCAACAGTTCTACTCTGAAAAGTTAACGGCGCTTCAG tCTGGATGTTGCAAGCCATCAGATGCATGCAATTTCACCTATCAAAGTCCTACTGAATGGAACAAACCACAAAATGCAACTTACACCGATCCTGACTGTGATGCTTGGAATAATGATCCAAGCGTTTTGTGCTTCAATTGCAATTCATGTAAAGCTGGATTATTGCAAAACATTAAGACTGATTGGAAGACAGTAGCTGTTGTCAACATTATATTCCTAATCATTCTCATCATTGTCTACTCCATTGGATGTTGTGCATTCAGGAACAACAGAAGGGATAATTGGAAGTCATATTAA
- the LOC112699141 gene encoding uncharacterized protein, giving the protein MQRRIVEKSGQVMRLRVRKKRKSGSGRKAAVLKKLATYLQCDTFMYAPLVSDFPDPALPLFPSPAKVVELKKPRKEKQRFVDQLLEYLKSDVYMYAPLLRSSSGSSQHSPTRFTSGNVNPQTDLSQHHHTWVQNETVKHTVYQMRRSVSALRNVSVKSQLRTHS; this is encoded by the exons ATGCAAAGAAGAATAGTGGAAAAGAGCGGGCAGGTGATGAGGCTGAGAGttagaaagaagaggaaaagtggGAGCGGAAGAAAAGCGGCGGTTCTGAAGAAGTTGGCGACATACCTGCAGTGCGATACTTTCATGTACGCTCCCCTGGTATCAGATTTTCCCGACCCtgctctccctctctttccttcCCCTGCTAAAG TGGTTGAACTCAAAAAACCAAGGAAAGAGAAGCAGCGTTTTGTAGACCAACTTTTAGAATACCTGAAATCCGATGTCTATATGTATGCTCCCCTCCTTCGTTCATCTTCAGGTTCATCACAGCACTCACCAACAAGGTTCACAAGCGGAAATGTGAATCCTCAAACAGATCTCTCTCAACACCATCATACTTGGGTGCAAAATGAAACTGTAAAGCACACTGTGTATCAAATGCGTCGCTCCGTTTCTGCCTTAA GAAATGTATCTGTCAAGTCGCAGCTGAGAACTCATAGTTGA
- the LOC112699173 gene encoding WAT1-related protein At4g28040, with translation MGVLDENLPALAMMGLQFHYAALAIFTRAALLEGLSPTVFVVYRQAIATLALAPMVFSPKRIQSFKTSLRSPKSFFLMFATSLVGVTANQNAYFQGLFYASSTAATAMSNLIPALTFVIATIVGFEKIDLKSMRSSAKIIGTVCCVSGALTMALVKGHKLLNMDYFPHNAAKHILTAADDDTWLLGCLLLLASSVFWSSWIIMQVPISSSCPDHLLSTFWMCLFAAVQSAIFALVYEHDLKPWSLHSGLEFSCCLYAGIGIAVSFLVQTWCISERGPLYCAMFNPLATVITAFISTTFLQEQLYVGSLIGAIGVIVGLYIVLWGKAKEYEGVKQKTPDSSLEEGDDDNVITRSCSSKIDLEEPLLSDKSESKIQP, from the exons ATGGGTGTTTTGGATGAGAATCTTCCTGCACTGGCTATGATGGGGTTGCAGTTTCATTATGCAGCGCTTGCAATTTTCACCAGAGCTGCTCTGTTAGAAGGTTTGAGTCCAACCGTCTTTGTTGTTTATAGACAAGCCATTGCTACCTTAGCTTTGGCTCCTATGGTCTTCTCCCCTAAGCG GATACAATCTTTCAAAACTTCACTGAGATCACCAAAGAGCTTCTTCTTGATGTTTGCTACCTCTCTTgttgg AGTAACAGCTAATCAGAATGCATATTTTCAAGGTCTATTCTATGCTTCTTCTACAGCAGCAACTGCAATGAGTAATCTCATACCTGCTTTAACTTTTGTCATAGCAACAATTGTTGG ATTTGAGAAAATTGATCTGAAAAGCATGAGAAGTAGTGCAAAAATAATAGGAACAGTTTGCTGCGTGAGTGGAGCATTAACCATGGCTCTGGTGAAAGGACATAAGCTCTTAAACATGGACTACTTTCCTCATAATGCTGCCAAACACATCCTCACTGCTGCTGATGATGACACGTGGCTTCTTGGCTGCCTATTGCTCTTAGCAAGTAGTGTTTTCTGGTCTTCTTGGATTATCATGCAG GTACCAATTTCTTCAAGCTGCCCAGACCATTTGTTATCAACCTTTTGGATGTGTTTATTTGCGGCGGTTCAATCAGCCATATTTGCACTAGTCTATGAACATGATCTAAAACCATGGAGTTTGCATTCTGGCCTAGAATTTTCATGCTGCCTATATGCT GGAATTGGAATAGCTGTTAGCTTCTTGGTTCAAACATGGTGTATATCAGAAAGAGGTCCTCTGTACTGTGCAATGTTCAACCCTCTAGCAACAGTCATCACAGCTTTCATTTCTACTACATTCTTACAGGAACAGCTTTATGTTGGAAG CTTGATAGGAGCAATTGGAGTGATTGTTGGTTTATATATTGTGTTATGGGGCAAAGCCAAAGAGTATGAAGGGGTGAAGCAGAAGACACCAGATTCAAGTTTGGAGGAAGGTGATGATGATAATGTAATAACAAGAAGTTGTAGTAGTAAGATAGATCTGGAAGAACCACTTCTGTCAGATAAATCAGAAAGCAAGATACAACCGTGA